The Psychroflexus sp. ALD_RP9 region AAGCATAGTTGCTGTTAATTAAATTATAGAATCATATGTCTATTGAATATTATCATCAGGTGTTATTAGGGCTTGGTTTTGATTTTTTTTGGAAAAATCTCCACGATTATTTTGATTGAAAACGAAAGTACAACTTTAAACTGGAATTTTCCATAGAAAACTCCAAACCGCAACGCATTATAGCCGTTGTTACCAATAGGTTTTATATTGAGTTTGAGTTCATTTTTTTCGTTCAGCTATTCAATTCCGTCAAGTAGAGCAGAAGTTATTCTATATTAATCTCGATTTAAAAATCTGTTTTCAAGAGTGAACTCATCTGTTTTCAAACGTGCTAAAAATTCCGTTTTGTTGATTTTTCTGCGTTTTGTTATTCAACGTTTTGATTTTCAAATTCAGATTACTGCTCAATGCTCAACATTCGTATAAAGTCAAATTTCTTCAGAATTCTGTTTTATTCGTTTAGATTCAAAAACCAATTTTCGTTTGAAACAGAAATTTCGACTTAAAAAAACAGTTTTCGATTCATTTGAGGTGATGTTGAATAAATTCAGATTTCCACTGTCATTTATCCGATCCGAGTTTTTTCCGAGTACTTGTATGCCACGGGATTGTATATGGTTCGTTGCGTGGTTTAAGTACTTAATTTAGCAAATAAAAACTGAATAGAAAGTCCGCGAGAACTTTCGTAAGTAGGCTAGAACTAGCAATAAATTATATGCGATGTTGTGGGTTGTTATTATTTTCCAAATATTTATTCATTATTTTTTCAGTTGCAATAGCTCCAACTATAATTCCTACAGTTCCTAATAATTTAATTCCAGTTGCATTACTTATTATAATTCCTAAAAATAATCCAGCTACAATTCCGAGAATCAATATGCCGTTATATTTAAATACTTTTTCTTTTGCTAATTTTATTTCTTTAATATTATTAGGCTTATGTTTTTATATCAAATTCCACAAACTGTTCAAGATTTAATAAGAATTTTTCAAATAAAGATTTAAACGCAATCGGTGTCAAAAATCCATTACTATGCACAATATGATTGATAATAACTTTATTTTTTTTAGTGAGTTTTATGTCAATTTTTGCTTCCCAATTCAAAGGATTAAATTTCCAACCATTTAATATATACCATTTCTTTACAAAAAGAAGATTCTCATTTTCGTCTTTTATTTGTTCAAAATCATAAGACTTAAAATAAGATTTTAACTTTTCTTTTGTTTCAGAATTATTTGAAATAGTAAATTCAAAATTATTAACATATTTTTCCATTAGTTCTGATTTTTAATAACCTACAACGGTCTTGGTTATGATGTCGTTGCAGAATCATCCGTTAGGATTATTCCGCTTGAAAACGAAATTACACTTTTAACTGGAATTTTCAACAGAAAATTCCAAACCGCTATGCATAATAGCCGTTGTTACATGTTGGCTTTATTCAGTTTCAAATTTCCAATTCAATTCGTTTTCAAGTACTTTTTGTTCAGATTCAGTCAGCCTCATTATTGCAATAGCTTGTCCATAACCATAGCCATCATTGTCTAAACAATAAACCAAGCGCACATTCTTGTCTGCTATCTTTTTTTGACAAATATTAAATACACTTTCGTAAAGCCAATCGTTATTATATTCTGGTTCAAATTCGGTTAATTGATTGTCAGAAACAAAAGACACCTTTATTGGTCCACCGTTACTTTCCCAGACTTCTTTCAATTCGGTCGGTCTAAATTTTCCATCTCATAATTCTGAAAACCTATTTATTACGAATTTATAAACTTCGTTACCATTAAAAACGTCAGCTTCTAAGTCGAGAAACAATAATTTACTTTTATCATATTCCGCAATTTCAATCGGCTCCAAATTCATTTTTGGGTCATAATCGCTTTCAAAAATTTCGCTGTATTCTTTTTTTCTCAATTCGTAAATTGTGTCAAAAGTTTTTTCAGCTGATAGATTATTGTAATTTTAAAGAATCCAGCCTTTTTAAGTGCTTCTATGCTTTTTAAAACTTCTTCTTTTGAAATTTCTTTTTCTCTATTCATATAATAATTACAGGACACGAATGTCGAGATTAGAAGAAGAATTAATATGTTGATTTTCGTTTTTTTCAAATTACTGGCAACGTGTTTAGCTATGGTTTTGTTGCGTGAAAATCCGCGAGGATTTTCCGCCGTAAACCGAAGATAGCAAATTTGCGAGGACTTTCCGAAAGGAAAGTCAGAAGCAATGAACTATAGCCGGTGTTGCCCACAGTTTTTTATTTTCAGTTCTTTTTTTCCAAGTAAGCGATTAGTTTCATTAAGGTCTTTTCATTGGCTGGAATAAAATAATTCATTAATGAAAGGTATTTCGGATTGTTTTTATATCCAATTCCGAATGATTTAATATTGGTATCTCCGTTTTCTAACTCGTCAAAATAAATGACATTGAAAAAATCTTTTGCATCATCTTTCATAAATTCGGGGAAATTATCGGTTATTTCTGCTTGTAAAGTCAGAAGTCTTTTTGGTACGTAATTTATGATGTGAGTAACAATCGTAGTGCTATCTCCAATTTCACCTTGTTCATTATAATTCGTTTTGATATATCCACCAACTTTTAGGTCAACTTCCGCAAGTGGTACAGCCCAATTTTCCCAACCTTTTTTAGTGGTATATGCATTCCAAACAGAATCTATTGGTGCTTTTACAGTTAGTTCTTGGATTAGAACTAATTCAGGTGTTTTTGTTGAATCAATTTTCGATACAACTCTTTTCTCTTGTCCGAATGTAATTGAGGTCAGAAAGACTGAAAATAGAAGGATTAGTATTTTTTTCATTTGATTATGTTTTTTCGTCATCACGTTTTCTCAAATTGTGGGCAACGTTTTTGTATAACCGCAGTTATTACGGATTTAAAATTAGTGATTTTCAATTACAAAACCCAAGTGAGCAAATACGAGTTGATTCGGCTTTTAGTCGAATCAGCCGTAATTGCGGTTATGCTGTGTTGTGGGTAGTTTTTATTTTTCTTTTTTTCAAATTTGAATTTCATAAATTTTATATTCATTCGTCAAGGTGTTTGAAATATCTTGATCCTTGGTCAAAATCATTTCCACTACTAAACATTACTGATTTGTCAGTTGGACTAAACCATTCTAGTGTGTCAGTTGGTCTGATTCATTCATTGTCTATTGCAGTTGATTTTGGTCAAGGAATCCTATCTATCATTTTTCAGTCGATTTGAATTTCAAAAACATTATGTATTTTCTTTTACAATGTGCAGATACCCAATATTGTCCTTTTTAATATTTCAAGGTCTTTAGGAGCTTTTAAAACTGACCAATACTTGTATATCTATTCTGGGTCAGTCGTTTTAATTATAGAACAACTTGTCAGAAAAATAGTGATGGAAGAGACAATGTTAGTCTGTTCATTGTTGTGGTTAGTTTTTTATTTTAAATAGCTATCTAATTCTTTTTTATTTGGCAGCCACAGCCACATTCCAATTATTCCCAAACCGGCTATTCCTAACAAAGCTAACATCCAAGTTTTGTCCTTTTTTTTCTTTTTGTCAATGGGTAATTTTTTCCAATTATACCATATGAAAACAGCAGTAAGAGTCCAGGAATAAGTGGTAAGAATTATGTTTAAATGGAAATCCTCATTTAGTTTCAGTGACATTGCGGAGTTACTAAACAATATATAAAGTGCAGTTATTTGTAAAACAGTTAGAATGCTTAAAAGGATCTTTAATAATAAAATATCTTTTTTCATTTTTTTAGTATAATCATTTGAGCAAATTACCCACAACGTTTAGTATATGGCAAGTAGGGCAGTAGAAAGCAATAAACTTTCGAGTTTGCGCTGAGCCAAAGCGTTGTATTTTGTTTTTAGTTTATTCATTCTTAAAAGCCAAATCAACGATTTGGCGGTGTTGGTAAATAGCACTGAACTTTCGTTAACCACCGAACGCCCTATTTGCTATATACAGTGTTGCCTGTAGTTTTTTTATTTCCACCATTGTTTTTTTAGTCTGGGTTTACCTGTCGTGTATTCATATTCTGAACCATCTCCAAATGTTTCCCATCCATTTTTCACATACTTTAAATTGACCATCATTTCGCCATCTCCACCGTCAAAGTCGAATGTGAATGGTAAACGATAGTCACCCCAAATGCATTTTTTTCTTTTTACGGAATTATAACTTTCCCAAGTACCTACATAAGTGCGGTTATAATAGCCGTCCGCGATTGCAAAACTTTCGTCAAGTTTAATTTCTTTTGTTTCGTGGTCAATCAAAATTGAACATTCAAATGTTCCTTTGAATATTCCAACATGATTTTGAGTGCTGTCTTCAAAGAATTCATACTCTGCAAAAAGTGTAGCTTGTCCTGGAAAATCATAATTTTCTGTAAGCTCATACACTTTGAGAACTTTTAAAGAGCCCTTAAAGTCACAGATATTTCCTGAAACATTTGATTTACCGCTGATTATGAATTCTAATACACCTTCTTTTTGTTTGGTGTCAGAAATATGGAATCTAATTCTTTTGTAATCTAAACCTATGATTCCATTTTGTTGAAATTCACCTGTGTTAAATAATGAGTCTGTATCAAAGTTATACTTGACTAATTGTTCAGTTTTATCGATTGCTATTTTTGATAATCTGTCTGTTTGAAGTCTTAAATACTCTGCACTAAAATCAGCTTGCTTAGAATCAAAGTTCTCACAAAGGTGTCCATTGTAGTATGGGTCAAAATGCGCTTCATGATTTTTCGCAAGGCTACACCATTCTGCATCACAATATTTGAACTCTTGCGCAAACGTACTTGCAGAAATTAGAATCATTAATATGGTTAGAATTCTTGTCATTTTTTAATTACAGGCAACGGTCTTGGCTATGATGTCGTTGCGGAATCATTCGCAGAATTATTCCGCTGGTAAACGAAAATACACTTTTAACTGGAATTTTCAACAGAAAATTCCAAACCGCAATGCATTATAGCCGTTGTTGCATACTGGTACGACACACACTGATTAGAACGAAACAATTTTCACGTTTCCGTTTTTTTACACAGCTATTTAATTCAGTCAAGTAGAGCAGAAGTCATTCTATATAAATCTAGATTTTAAAATCTGTTTTCAAGAGTGAAATCATTTGTTTTCAAGGCGGCTAAAAATTCCGCTGTGTTGCTTTTTCAAGTTTTGCTATTCAAATTCAGATAACTGCTCAATGCTCAACACTCGATTAAAGTCGAATTTTTTCAGAATTCTGTTTTATTCGTTTAGATTCAAAAACCAATTTTCGTTTGAAACAGAAATTTCGACTTTAAAAAGCAGTTTTCGATTAATTTGAGGTGATGTTGAATAAATTCAGATTTCAAACTGTCATTTATCCGACCTGAGTTTTTTCCGAGTACTTGTATGCAACGGTCCGTATAACCGCAGTTATTACGGATTTAAAATTAGTGATTTTCAATTACAAAACCCAAGTGAGCAAATACGAGTTGATTCGGCTTTTAGTCGAATCAGCCGTAATTGCGGTTATGCGGTGTTGCAAGTAGGTTTTTTTAGAGAGTAATTAATTCGTT contains the following coding sequences:
- a CDS encoding SRPBCC family protein, with the translated sequence MKKILILLFSVFLTSITFGQEKRVVSKIDSTKTPELVLIQELTVKAPIDSVWNAYTTKKGWENWAVPLAEVDLKVGGYIKTNYNEQGEIGDSTTIVTHIINYVPKRLLTLQAEITDNFPEFMKDDAKDFFNVIYFDELENGDTNIKSFGIGYKNNPKYLSLMNYFIPANEKTLMKLIAYLEKKN